A genomic segment from Bacillus rossius redtenbacheri isolate Brsri chromosome 5, Brsri_v3, whole genome shotgun sequence encodes:
- the LOC134532393 gene encoding kinesin-like protein KIF3A produces the protein MQTPAEGSEEAVRVAVRVRPAATGSPCVLVDQHRRPGEVRVVGPRPKNFTFDLALGPGCSQRDVFEEVARPIVDRVLSGTNGTVLAYGQTGSGKTYTMDGIPGDRDLWGVNLNAFEHLFRTIDQALAEDNGTTFKVFASYMEIYNEKVYDLLGDDSRAPLRVMEDSAHGVCVKDRTAYVVKSVDDLRQVAAAGVKRRVVATTLMNDRSSRSHAILQVRVKRRENNVTRNGVLNLVDLAGSERQRRTGAVGRQLYESSKINWSLTTLGKVISALLEGSAHVPYRESKLTQVLRDSLGGSAVTTVVAHVSPLAADREETLWTLGYVDRAKRVRNCVRVNESPRDLAIERCLAEVEALRSELLQRGVSLDVQPSAKGEDPEELRRLQLAVAEQRLQAEAGDLERGLLRERLRALQQGVVTADGENLVDRCARQELQLQEVTAAVEAARRDKAEAEEQLRLLEAEVAGLESPRRYLEEEARTKDREIAKEEVLLKRLAAKLDSLRRKKCREENRLRYEMEQTEKQVRWCDLIIGACIPDCYLDLIYDSMSWDQATEEWILPHANLCGRPGSRGAPSGRLLGRRATTLDAACSPRRTSAASRGVYRSYQRAPPHPSPPLRLPHLPDQ, from the exons ATGCAGACCCCCGCTGAAGGCAGCGAGGAGGCGGTTCGCGTGGCGGTGCGCGTGAGGCCCGCCGCCACGGGGAGCCCCTGCGTGCTGGTGGACCAGCACCGCCGCCCCGGGGAGGTGCGCGTCGTCGGCCCTCGCCCCAAGAACTTCACTTTCGACCTGGCGCTCGGGCCCGGCTGCAGCCAGCGCGACGTCTTCGAGGAGGTGGCGCGCCCCATCGTGGACCGCGTGCTGAGCGGCACCAACGGCACGGTGCTCGCCTACGGCCAGACCGGCTCCGGCAAGACCTACACCATGGACGGCATCCCGGGCGACCGCGACCTGTGGGGCGTCAACCTCAACGCCTTCGAGCACCTGTTCCGGACCATCGACCAGGCGCTGGCCGAGGACAACGG GACCACATTCAAAGTGTTCGCGTCCTACATGGAGATCTACAACGAGAAAGTGTACGACCTCCTCGGCGACGACTCGAGGGCGCCGCTGCGCGTCATGGAGGACTCTGCACACGGCGTGTGTGTCAAGGACCGGACGGCGTACGTGGTGAAGTCCGTGGATGACCTCCGACAGGTGGCAGCGGCAGGGGTCAAGCGGCGGGTCGTCGCGACCACGCTGATGAACGACCGGAGCTCCCGTTCTCACGCCATCTTGCAG GTGAGGGTGAAGCGGCGGGAGAACAACGTGACGAGGAACGGAGTGCTGAACCTCGTGGACCTGGCAGGGTCGGAGCGCCAGCGCCGCACGGGCGCCGTGGGCCGCCAGCTGTACGAGTCGTCCAAGATCAACTGGTCGCTGACGACGCTCGGCAAGGTGATATCGGCCCTGCTGGAGGGCAGCGCGCACGTGCCGTACCGCGAGTCCAAGCTGACGCAGGTGCTGCGGGACTCCTTGGGCGGCAGCGCCGTCACCACGGTAGTGGCGCACGTGTCGCCGCTGGCGGCGGACCGCGAGGAGACCCTGTGGACCCTGGGCTACGTGGACCGTGCCAAGAGGGTGCGCAACTGCGTGCGGGTGAACGAGAGCCCGCGAGACCTGGCCATCGAGCGCTGCCTCGCCGAGGTCGAGGCGCTGAGGAGCGAGCTGCTGCAGCGAGGCGTGTCGCTCGACGTCCAGCCATCGGCGAAG GGCGAGGACCCGGAGGAGCTGCGACGGCTGCAGCTGGCGGTGGCCGAGCAGAGGCTGCAGGCGGAGGCGGGCGATCTGGAGCGCGGGTTGCTGCGGGAGCGACTGCGGGCGCTGCAGCAGGGCGTGGTGACGGCGGACGGCGAGAACCTGGTGGACCGGTGCGCGCGCCAGGAGCTCCAGCTGCAGGAGGTGACCGCAGCGGTGGAGGCGGCGCGACGCGACAAGGCAGAGGCGGAGGAGCAGCTCCGACTGCTGGAAGCAGAGGTGGCCGGCCTGGAGAGCCCTCGCCGCTACCTCGAGGAGGAAGCCCGCACGAAGGACCGAGAGATCGCCAAG GAGGAGGTGTTGCTGAAGAGACTCGCGGCCAAGCTGGACAGCCTGAGGCGGAAGAAGTGCCGCGAGGAGAACCGCCTGAGGTACGAGATGGAGCAGACAGAGAAGCAGGTGCGGTGGTGCGACCTCATCATCGGGGCCTGCATCCCGGACTGCTACCTGGACCTCATCTACGACAGCATGAGCTGGGACCAGGCGACAGAGGAGTGGATCTTGCCCCACGCGAACCTCTGCGGCAGGCCGGGCAGCAG GGGTGCGCCGAGCGGCCGGCTGCTGGGACGACGAGCCACGACCCTGGACGCGGCGTGCAGCCCGCGGCGGACCAGCGCGGCGTCACGCGGCGTCTACAGGTCCTACCAGCGGGCTCCCCCGCACCCCTCTCCGCCGCTCAGACTGCCCCACCTCCCGGACCAGTGA